Proteins from one Leptonema illini DSM 21528 genomic window:
- the ahpC gene encoding alkyl hydroperoxide reductase subunit C, protein MSMIGKRIPEFKTQAYQNGQFIPVSDADAIGKWSVFFFYPADFTFVCPTELGDLADYYAELQKMGVEVYSVSTDTHFVHKAWADASETIKKIKYVMLGDASGTITRGFDVMIEADGLAQRGTFVADPQGIIRICEITDGPIGRSAEELVRKIRAAQYVASHDGEVCPAKWKPGEKTLKPGLDLVGKI, encoded by the coding sequence ATGTCAATGATTGGAAAGCGCATCCCCGAGTTCAAAACTCAGGCCTATCAAAACGGCCAGTTTATTCCGGTATCGGATGCCGACGCCATCGGTAAGTGGTCCGTCTTCTTTTTCTATCCGGCAGACTTCACCTTTGTCTGCCCGACGGAACTCGGAGACCTGGCCGACTACTATGCCGAACTCCAGAAGATGGGAGTAGAAGTTTACTCCGTATCGACAGACACCCATTTCGTTCACAAGGCCTGGGCCGATGCGAGCGAGACGATCAAAAAAATCAAGTATGTGATGCTCGGAGACGCCTCCGGAACCATCACACGCGGCTTCGACGTCATGATCGAAGCGGACGGACTTGCTCAGCGCGGCACATTCGTAGCCGATCCGCAGGGCATCATCCGCATCTGTGAGATCACAGACGGTCCTATCGGACGTTCTGCCGAAGAACTGGTTCGTAAGATCCGCGCCGCCCAGTATGTTGCCAGCCACGACGGCGAGGTCTGCCCCGCCAAATGGAAGCCGGGCGAAAAAACCCTCAAACCCGGTCTGGATCTTGTTGGAAAGATCTGA
- a CDS encoding LamG-like jellyroll fold domain-containing protein — protein sequence MIRSSRLLRFLPALALLAVSCLPSLESAENETVSSYLMANACAHITALQSSDFCATAPKYTVGGTVTGLSGTGLTLQLGSELLSISADGAFQFTQLRAAGQAYSVTVAAHPTGPTQLCTVVGGSGTIVSGNVTTVAVNCSTGYLVGGTVTGLAGTGLSIRNNGSNTTSITANGGYAFSTPLSNGATYSVTITAQPVSPAQTCSVSGGSGTIAGADVTTANINCITNSYAINVATTGLIAGTLQLQDSISSQNLSVTANGTTSFATPVASGSNYNVTITAQPAGQTCTLSAASGTIGAAAVTVTANCTPNTYTISGSITTLSGSGAQLQLQNTGGTPFANQTINVASGQTSFSFSPVPDLADYAVVVLTQPGTPVWQTCAMGGPDTGTLAGANITTVSVTCTTNEYQISGSISGYSGTGLVLRLNGLPQINTDLAIADGATTFDFATDTVRSGETFTISVATQPDTPTQTCAVTGSPGTVTNANITTVVVNCTTNSYTIGGTLSGAMGGITLTETVSGQTLNLAANGSFTFASPALSGAAYNVTVTTQPVGQTCIVTTGAGTVAGAAVTSAVVNCNPMVTATTPTNTAINESNSQSIQVTFNNVMDPATITTNGASDLCTGTVQVSFNNFLTCAPLGAVTTGDNKTFSIALPGINLFAGTQYRIRVLGTATGVKDANNLTMAADFTQATGFTTSGPVRRYSFTASSLDHRSDPDNATGLFVLAGSSTTTRGHDGDNNGGQRFDGSTTTLDGGAGSATGLPSGSSPRTMCSWMALDTLPAISNYFIGAHYGPLSDGQAFFLGVSNEGTIALRGSGWAVGYHIDQATPLTLNSWFHACATYDGTSIALYHNGRLIGSGAVALNTNTATGTMRIGSAGISGFPGRIDDVRIYDSVLPQAQIRQLASQIRPGLSVLADLNGDAKETTGLAAAGSFFGGTVLTADRWGLANQAVEFDGVSRYIQFAAATTPSLPSGSADRTVCAWVRPRNLPIGSSQAVIGWGGAAPGQVSTLALRHDGATHSIEFTNDPAGGTIKAAFRLPLHTWSHLCGVYSSGTAEGRLFLNGQQIDIQIGLPAWNTAASDLYVGRSPAGGDLFDGAIDDVRIYNRPLTLNEIRALSGYHVQQIASLRFHGIGDTIDPSVPDGTTIAAWPDASGHNNDLTSPQPPTKAAILLNEHRLFKFAGGEHFMTTTANDLTSQTQFTMYLVMNPALTPPSRSVLMHAGRFDNGGARQFAWLSTLGGRLQLAKYTGAPNDIITNGWVPPLGEFNIYATGYDGTLAYIWKSPTASNATVGGFSFSTDNELYVGINPNDPSEAFEGFIAEALYFNGVEDQNVTRCYLSARYAIAVGNICN from the coding sequence ATGATCCGTTCATCTCGCCTGTTGAGATTCCTGCCCGCGTTGGCTCTGCTCGCCGTTTCCTGTCTGCCCTCCCTTGAATCGGCCGAAAACGAAACGGTCAGCTCGTATCTGATGGCAAACGCCTGCGCGCACATCACTGCCCTGCAATCGTCCGATTTCTGCGCGACAGCTCCGAAATATACGGTGGGCGGAACGGTGACGGGGCTTTCAGGAACGGGGCTGACTCTACAACTCGGTTCGGAACTTCTCTCCATCAGCGCAGACGGCGCCTTTCAATTCACCCAGCTTCGCGCAGCGGGCCAGGCTTATAGCGTCACCGTCGCCGCACATCCCACAGGGCCGACGCAGCTCTGCACCGTTGTCGGCGGCAGCGGAACGATCGTTTCAGGCAATGTGACGACCGTCGCCGTAAACTGCTCCACCGGCTACCTTGTCGGAGGCACCGTTACAGGGCTTGCCGGAACGGGCCTTTCCATCCGCAATAACGGCAGTAACACAACGTCGATCACCGCAAACGGCGGGTATGCATTCAGCACACCGCTCAGCAATGGAGCCACCTACTCCGTAACTATCACAGCGCAGCCGGTTTCGCCTGCACAGACCTGTTCGGTCAGCGGCGGTAGCGGAACCATTGCAGGTGCGGACGTCACGACGGCGAATATCAACTGCATCACAAACAGCTACGCGATCAACGTCGCAACGACAGGCTTGATTGCCGGTACTCTGCAGCTTCAGGATTCAATCAGCTCGCAGAACCTGTCCGTGACGGCAAACGGAACGACATCGTTCGCTACGCCGGTAGCATCGGGTTCAAACTATAATGTAACGATCACCGCACAGCCCGCCGGGCAAACCTGCACGCTCTCTGCAGCCTCGGGCACGATCGGAGCCGCAGCCGTTACCGTGACGGCGAATTGCACGCCGAATACATATACGATTTCGGGCTCCATCACGACGCTATCCGGTTCGGGGGCGCAACTCCAGCTTCAGAATACGGGCGGCACTCCTTTTGCAAATCAAACCATCAACGTTGCATCGGGTCAGACAAGCTTCAGCTTCAGCCCCGTTCCCGATCTTGCGGACTACGCCGTCGTCGTGCTCACTCAACCCGGCACGCCGGTATGGCAGACATGCGCAATGGGAGGCCCCGATACAGGCACGTTAGCCGGGGCGAACATCACGACGGTCTCGGTAACCTGCACGACCAATGAATACCAGATATCGGGTTCCATCTCAGGATATTCCGGTACCGGGCTCGTGCTGCGCCTGAACGGCCTGCCGCAGATCAATACGGACCTTGCCATCGCCGATGGAGCGACGACATTCGATTTCGCAACCGATACGGTGCGAAGCGGCGAGACCTTCACCATCAGCGTCGCCACACAGCCCGACACTCCGACGCAAACATGTGCGGTAACGGGCAGCCCCGGTACGGTTACAAACGCAAACATCACTACCGTCGTCGTCAACTGCACGACGAACTCCTATACGATAGGTGGAACGTTAAGCGGGGCGATGGGCGGCATCACTCTGACCGAAACGGTTTCGGGGCAGACGCTGAACCTTGCGGCAAACGGTTCTTTTACGTTCGCCTCGCCCGCTCTTTCAGGCGCCGCTTACAACGTTACCGTTACGACGCAACCGGTCGGCCAGACATGCATAGTAACAACCGGGGCGGGCACGGTCGCCGGTGCAGCCGTAACGTCCGCCGTCGTGAACTGTAATCCTATGGTTACGGCAACGACTCCGACCAATACGGCGATCAACGAATCCAACTCGCAGTCCATTCAGGTAACCTTTAACAATGTGATGGATCCGGCCACGATTACGACAAACGGAGCCAGCGATCTCTGCACGGGAACCGTTCAGGTTTCCTTTAATAACTTCCTGACATGCGCTCCGCTCGGAGCGGTTACGACGGGAGATAACAAGACCTTTTCCATCGCCCTGCCCGGCATCAATCTCTTCGCCGGAACACAGTACCGCATTCGAGTGCTCGGGACTGCAACGGGAGTAAAAGACGCAAACAACCTGACGATGGCCGCCGACTTTACGCAGGCTACAGGTTTCACGACGTCCGGGCCAGTGCGCCGCTACAGCTTCACCGCCTCCTCGCTCGATCACCGCAGCGATCCTGATAACGCAACCGGCCTTTTCGTGCTTGCCGGATCTTCGACCACAACAAGAGGGCATGACGGCGACAACAACGGCGGACAGCGCTTCGACGGATCAACAACAACCCTTGATGGCGGAGCGGGCAGCGCCACGGGCCTTCCTTCCGGGAGTAGCCCGCGCACGATGTGCAGCTGGATGGCACTCGATACGCTGCCGGCCATTTCGAATTATTTTATCGGTGCTCATTATGGCCCCCTATCGGATGGCCAGGCCTTCTTTCTTGGAGTCTCTAACGAAGGCACGATTGCCCTTCGTGGCAGCGGCTGGGCGGTCGGTTATCATATCGACCAGGCCACTCCGTTGACGCTGAACTCATGGTTTCACGCCTGCGCCACCTATGACGGCACCTCGATCGCACTGTATCATAACGGTCGCCTCATCGGCTCTGGGGCCGTCGCACTGAATACGAATACGGCAACGGGAACGATGCGCATCGGCAGCGCCGGTATCTCTGGGTTTCCGGGGCGCATAGACGATGTGCGCATCTATGACTCCGTACTTCCACAGGCACAAATCCGACAGCTTGCTTCGCAGATCAGGCCGGGCCTTTCCGTTCTCGCCGATCTGAACGGAGATGCGAAAGAGACGACAGGCCTGGCCGCGGCCGGCAGCTTTTTCGGCGGCACTGTGTTGACGGCAGATCGGTGGGGGTTAGCCAATCAGGCCGTCGAATTTGACGGAGTATCGCGCTATATTCAATTCGCAGCAGCGACAACGCCCTCGCTGCCCTCGGGCTCCGCCGATCGGACCGTCTGCGCCTGGGTTCGTCCGCGCAATCTTCCCATCGGTTCGTCACAGGCAGTTATCGGATGGGGCGGGGCCGCACCAGGGCAGGTATCGACTCTTGCTCTGCGGCATGACGGAGCGACACACTCCATCGAATTCACGAATGATCCGGCAGGCGGCACGATAAAGGCGGCGTTTCGACTTCCGCTCCATACGTGGTCGCATCTGTGCGGCGTCTACAGCTCCGGAACGGCCGAAGGCCGCCTCTTTCTGAACGGACAGCAGATCGACATTCAAATCGGCCTGCCCGCCTGGAATACGGCGGCAAGCGATCTTTATGTCGGCCGCAGCCCGGCCGGAGGCGATCTCTTCGATGGCGCGATCGACGATGTGCGTATCTATAACCGACCTCTTACGCTGAACGAGATACGGGCCCTGTCGGGCTATCATGTGCAGCAGATTGCCTCTCTGCGCTTTCATGGCATCGGCGATACGATCGACCCATCCGTGCCGGATGGTACAACCATCGCCGCATGGCCTGATGCCAGCGGTCATAACAACGACCTGACGAGCCCTCAGCCTCCGACAAAAGCAGCGATTCTGTTAAACGAACACAGGCTTTTCAAATTCGCCGGCGGCGAGCATTTCATGACGACGACGGCCAACGATTTAACGTCGCAAACCCAGTTCACGATGTATCTTGTTATGAATCCGGCCTTAACGCCGCCGAGCCGATCCGTGCTGATGCATGCCGGACGCTTTGATAATGGAGGAGCGAGACAATTCGCATGGTTATCCACGCTCGGCGGACGACTGCAACTGGCGAAATACACCGGCGCGCCAAACGACATCATCACCAACGGCTGGGTGCCTCCTCTCGGAGAATTCAATATCTATGCGACGGGATACGACGGCACACTGGCCTACATCTGGAAGTCGCCGACGGCGTCGAATGCGACCGTCGGAGGCTTTTCGTTCAGCACGGATAACGAGCTTTATGTCGGTATAAATCCGAATGATCCCAGCGAAGCCTTCGAGGGTTTTATCGCCGAAGCACTGTATTTTAATGGAGTGGAAGATCAAAACGTAACGCGCTGCTATCTCTCGGCCCGCTACGCCATCGCCGTCGGTAACATATGTAATTGA
- a CDS encoding mechanosensitive ion channel family protein, translated as MAPRTLKTLFTVEKARMYQMHSHMVILLFSLFTASAIIAQPAEPPRITALKPVKTDSPRDTMRSFYDAMNDYRRGIETGNESLQSRIDDAVRTLNLEETPALLREERGREAAIFLKETIDRVIVLNYELIPAEGTAEAPLLRWRLRDTEIVIARIDQGERAGEFLFSADTVRRAESFYNKVKGLPYVDGSGMGSGFREPFLEKHLPEWSKARFAFLARWQWIGLGIALLLGLMIRTIVRFSLDISLKVIKKTPLARHESIVRAFRGPSGFLAAVGFWFLSLKILQFDGNTLGFFIAALKIAFSLSMVWLAYRLTEALTGYLMGFAEKTESSLDDMLVPLLQRTLKILVVILGVLMTIQNLGINVFSLLAGLGIGGLAVALAAKDAVANFFGSLMILFDRPFQVGDWIIVGVAEGTVEEIGFRSTRLRTFYNSVISIPNSELMNAKVDNMGRRQYRRLRTTLRLTYDTPPAKLKAFVDGIKEIILKHPQTRKDYFHVVFNDYGPSSLDVMLYMFFEVPDWTEELLAREQVLTEILTLAESIGVSFAFPTQTLHIESMPTAGSSRQ; from the coding sequence ATGGCTCCCAGAACATTGAAAACACTCTTCACTGTTGAGAAAGCCAGGATGTATCAGATGCATTCGCACATGGTGATTCTCCTTTTCTCTTTATTTACAGCCTCTGCGATCATTGCTCAACCGGCCGAACCTCCACGAATCACCGCTCTCAAGCCTGTTAAAACAGACAGCCCCCGCGATACGATGCGCAGCTTTTACGATGCTATGAACGATTATCGTCGTGGCATCGAAACGGGTAATGAGTCGCTTCAATCGCGCATCGATGACGCCGTCCGAACGTTGAACCTCGAAGAAACGCCGGCATTGCTTCGCGAAGAACGCGGGCGTGAGGCGGCGATCTTTTTAAAAGAAACGATCGATCGAGTCATTGTTCTTAACTATGAGCTGATACCCGCCGAAGGCACGGCCGAAGCACCGCTGTTGCGCTGGCGCCTGCGAGATACGGAAATCGTAATCGCACGTATAGATCAGGGAGAGCGGGCCGGTGAGTTCCTCTTCTCGGCCGATACCGTACGACGAGCCGAATCCTTCTATAACAAAGTGAAAGGTCTGCCCTATGTCGACGGATCGGGTATGGGATCGGGCTTTCGCGAGCCCTTTCTCGAAAAACACCTGCCCGAATGGTCGAAGGCTCGCTTCGCTTTTCTGGCACGCTGGCAGTGGATCGGGCTTGGAATTGCTCTTCTTCTCGGGCTGATGATACGCACGATCGTTCGCTTCTCTCTCGATATTTCTTTAAAGGTTATAAAGAAGACGCCGCTGGCGCGACATGAAAGCATTGTGCGAGCCTTTCGCGGGCCTTCGGGCTTTCTTGCCGCCGTCGGCTTCTGGTTCCTCAGCTTGAAAATACTCCAGTTCGACGGGAATACGCTCGGCTTCTTCATCGCAGCTTTGAAAATCGCCTTCAGCCTTTCTATGGTCTGGCTGGCATATCGTTTAACCGAAGCTCTGACAGGCTACCTCATGGGCTTCGCCGAGAAAACGGAATCCTCGCTTGACGACATGCTCGTGCCTCTTCTTCAGCGTACATTGAAAATACTCGTCGTCATTCTCGGTGTGCTTATGACCATTCAGAATCTCGGCATCAACGTCTTCTCTCTGCTCGCCGGCCTCGGTATCGGAGGCCTTGCCGTCGCTCTGGCAGCGAAAGACGCCGTAGCCAACTTCTTTGGATCCCTTATGATTCTTTTCGACCGCCCGTTTCAGGTAGGCGACTGGATCATCGTCGGTGTCGCCGAAGGCACTGTGGAAGAGATCGGATTTCGCAGCACGCGTCTTCGAACCTTCTATAACTCGGTGATATCGATTCCAAACAGCGAACTAATGAACGCGAAGGTCGACAATATGGGGCGCCGTCAATACAGACGCTTGCGTACGACGCTCAGGCTAACCTACGACACGCCACCCGCAAAATTAAAGGCGTTCGTCGACGGAATCAAAGAAATCATCCTGAAGCATCCGCAAACGCGCAAGGATTACTTTCATGTCGTCTTTAACGACTACGGCCCGAGTTCGCTCGATGTTATGCTTTATATGTTTTTTGAGGTTCCGGATTGGACCGAGGAGCTTCTGGCACGCGAACAGGTGTTAACGGAAATACTCACACTTGCCGAATCAATCGGCGTCAGCTTTGCATTCCCGACGCAGACGCTTCATATTGAGAGCATGCCTACAGCCGGTAGTTCACGCCAATAA
- a CDS encoding cell envelope integrity protein TolA, with protein MGLFRRFIPLLILMIPFLARAETILLHDGRLVQGKILNQSRTHVQIQTATGTLLIDKNDIARIDYDDRAQRILEEKAREKKAQEKAREEAIKKEAAEKEARLKKEEEDRRENERKAQPLKEKADSNLPERNAIDVALFRVDGRQRTISELVMSEFRNNFQAVGRFVENSKWNPYASGYQLEATLSRNFWTFRAGLSYRTLDADMNVNRIEDNSISIFAESGTTRPGFSFFNGRGEQRMLFLSVERTLFYRPSYDIGMRLTAQIQRETIKQKGHDVLFIFDSTPPRQEFELAGLVQHTTTDRRARLDLRYHRSFFGGRIGFSAGAVSGGASIVLKGDRTTIRTVFSSTDYQVAGFSSYEGQFRGRYEGPAFELEYSRPILPSLEWVVRYDWQRARFRLTSTNGGVTGLSLQSGGTNLNMIPFGLGLPVFFPEGPQYMTVSELFIGVNYRL; from the coding sequence ATGGGATTGTTTCGTCGCTTCATTCCGCTTCTGATCCTCATGATACCGTTCCTGGCTCGAGCCGAAACGATACTGCTTCACGATGGCCGTCTCGTTCAGGGAAAGATACTGAATCAGTCAAGAACGCACGTGCAGATCCAGACTGCAACGGGAACCCTTCTTATTGATAAAAACGACATTGCGCGTATTGATTACGACGACCGAGCGCAGAGGATACTTGAAGAGAAGGCTCGAGAAAAAAAGGCGCAGGAGAAAGCCAGAGAAGAAGCGATAAAGAAGGAAGCCGCCGAAAAAGAGGCCCGCCTGAAAAAAGAGGAGGAAGACCGTCGGGAAAACGAGCGTAAAGCGCAGCCCTTGAAAGAAAAGGCCGATTCGAATCTTCCGGAAAGAAACGCCATCGACGTCGCTCTGTTTCGCGTCGACGGCCGCCAGCGAACGATATCAGAACTTGTGATGAGCGAATTCCGTAACAATTTCCAGGCCGTCGGGCGGTTTGTCGAGAATTCGAAATGGAATCCGTATGCTTCAGGATACCAGCTCGAAGCGACATTGTCGAGAAATTTTTGGACGTTCCGAGCCGGTCTTTCCTATCGAACGCTTGATGCCGATATGAACGTTAACCGGATCGAAGATAACTCGATTTCGATTTTCGCCGAATCGGGGACTACTCGCCCCGGATTTTCGTTCTTCAACGGGCGCGGCGAACAGCGGATGCTCTTTCTCAGTGTGGAGCGTACGTTGTTTTATCGGCCCTCTTACGATATCGGCATGCGGCTGACCGCTCAGATACAGAGAGAGACCATCAAACAGAAAGGGCATGATGTTCTCTTTATTTTCGATTCCACCCCCCCAAGACAGGAGTTCGAGCTGGCCGGTCTTGTGCAGCATACTACGACGGATCGTCGCGCTCGACTTGATCTGCGGTACCATCGCTCGTTTTTCGGCGGGCGTATTGGCTTCTCAGCCGGAGCGGTATCGGGCGGAGCATCCATCGTATTGAAGGGAGATCGGACGACGATTCGCACTGTCTTTTCATCCACGGACTATCAGGTGGCTGGTTTCTCATCTTATGAAGGCCAGTTTCGCGGCCGTTACGAAGGGCCGGCTTTCGAACTGGAATACAGTCGACCGATCCTGCCCTCGCTGGAATGGGTCGTTCGATACGACTGGCAGCGAGCCCGATTCCGGTTAACATCGACGAATGGAGGCGTCACGGGCCTTTCTCTACAGAGCGGGGGGACTAACCTGAATATGATCCCCTTTGGTCTGGGCCTTCCCGTATTTTTCCCGGAAGGCCCTCAGTATATGACCGTATCAGAGCTTTTTATTGGCGTGAACTACCGGCTGTAG
- a CDS encoding HAD family hydrolase has product MIHIEIPDGPTMHIEHLLLDFNGTIACDGSLIEGVAAAIVDFDSVVEIHVVTGNTFNTAEHELNDLPCKVVILPPEGQANKKHEYLKGLGPEKTAVFGNGHNDRLILKEAAVGVAVLGPEGAAVSAIQAADVVVREIGDAFALLKDPYRLKALLRG; this is encoded by the coding sequence ATGATTCACATTGAGATTCCCGACGGACCGACGATGCACATAGAGCATCTTCTGCTTGATTTTAACGGCACGATCGCCTGCGACGGTAGTTTGATTGAAGGCGTTGCCGCCGCCATCGTAGATTTTGATTCCGTAGTGGAGATTCACGTCGTCACAGGCAATACCTTCAATACGGCCGAGCATGAGCTGAACGATCTGCCATGTAAGGTCGTCATCCTGCCGCCAGAAGGGCAGGCAAATAAGAAGCATGAGTATCTCAAGGGCCTCGGTCCCGAGAAAACGGCCGTTTTCGGGAACGGTCATAACGATCGCCTTATCCTGAAAGAGGCGGCCGTTGGCGTGGCCGTGCTCGGACCGGAAGGCGCGGCCGTTTCAGCGATACAGGCTGCCGACGTCGTAGTGCGCGAAATCGGCGACGCCTTCGCTCTGCTTAAAGATCCCTACAGGCTGAAGGCGCTTCTGAGAGGATAA
- a CDS encoding ATP-dependent 6-phosphofructokinase — protein MLRPEDMVVRSLGTPSFPTPLQIPRFIDDGARVVIDVEYDSLAAKFAGNEPVLTLENAGPRRQLFFNPADTTAAIVTCGGLCPGLNNVIQAIVKQLHFQYGIKRILGIPYGYEGLNPAKGHVIAPLTLERVRGIDRVGGTILGSSRGNQDPVIMVDTLISHGVNILFAVGGDGTLRGAKAIADEIEKRRLNIAVVGVPKTIDNDIQYIDRTFGFETAVAIATEALHGAHAEATSAANGIGLVKLMGRDSGYIATFAGLASNEANYVLVPEVKFTLRGERGFLPHLKERLHRKKHALIVVAEGAGQELMPDTGERDASGNRKYGDVGLFLKKEIETYLKEEKVPFTLKYIDPSYIIRSVPASADDAVSCMMLAQNAVHGAMSGKTNFMIGKVNSYYVYVPIELATASRKKIDPTGYLWSIVKEATGQPDFV, from the coding sequence ATGCTCCGACCCGAAGATATGGTTGTCCGTTCCCTTGGAACTCCGTCGTTTCCCACGCCTCTTCAGATTCCCCGTTTTATCGACGACGGGGCGCGCGTCGTCATCGACGTAGAATATGATTCTCTCGCGGCAAAGTTTGCCGGTAATGAGCCGGTGCTCACGCTTGAGAATGCCGGTCCGCGACGGCAGCTTTTCTTTAATCCGGCCGATACGACGGCGGCCATCGTCACATGCGGAGGCCTCTGTCCGGGGCTGAATAACGTTATCCAGGCGATCGTAAAGCAGCTACATTTCCAGTACGGCATCAAGCGTATTCTTGGCATCCCCTATGGTTATGAAGGCCTGAATCCGGCGAAGGGGCATGTGATCGCCCCGCTGACGCTCGAACGTGTGCGCGGCATCGACAGGGTGGGCGGCACGATTCTCGGTTCGTCGCGAGGCAATCAGGACCCGGTCATCATGGTCGACACGCTGATCAGCCACGGCGTGAACATACTCTTTGCCGTCGGCGGCGACGGCACGCTTCGCGGAGCAAAGGCCATCGCCGACGAGATCGAGAAGCGGCGCCTGAATATCGCGGTCGTCGGCGTGCCGAAAACGATCGACAACGACATTCAGTACATCGACCGCACGTTTGGGTTTGAAACGGCCGTCGCTATCGCCACCGAGGCCCTTCATGGCGCTCACGCAGAGGCGACCAGCGCGGCGAACGGCATCGGACTTGTAAAGCTGATGGGACGCGACTCCGGCTATATCGCGACCTTTGCCGGCCTCGCCTCTAACGAGGCGAACTACGTGCTTGTGCCCGAGGTGAAGTTTACTCTCAGAGGAGAAAGGGGATTTCTACCGCATCTGAAAGAGCGTCTTCATCGCAAGAAGCATGCGCTCATCGTCGTCGCCGAAGGAGCGGGGCAGGAGCTGATGCCCGATACGGGAGAACGCGATGCATCGGGGAACCGCAAATACGGCGACGTCGGCCTTTTCTTGAAGAAGGAGATCGAAACCTATCTGAAAGAAGAGAAGGTGCCGTTTACGCTGAAATATATTGATCCGAGCTATATCATTCGTTCGGTGCCGGCCTCGGCCGACGATGCCGTGTCATGTATGATGCTTGCTCAGAACGCCGTGCATGGAGCGATGTCGGGCAAAACGAACTTCATGATCGGCAAGGTGAATTCGTATTACGTCTATGTTCCTATTGAGCTGGCAACGGCCTCGCGCAAAAAGATTGATCCGACGGGTTATCTGTGGTCGATCGTGAAAGAGGCTACGGGACAGCCCGATTTCGTTTGA